Proteins co-encoded in one Brassica rapa cultivar Chiifu-401-42 chromosome A02, CAAS_Brap_v3.01, whole genome shotgun sequence genomic window:
- the LOC103852870 gene encoding protein DENND6A produces the protein MSRSPSFSVKPELTIKPDLASLSRWVHSFCIMRFDLEQGQILEESYPPNRLSQEEEIEVSFNSFPDSVSQKQHNRSSIHDCIFFFRFRRDNNNNYLYGYVFNRQRHDERLKRGGEQKSVVILSHAPYSSVFRPLLQIIGPLYFDVGNKAIEHVAGFVSLWPPPVPGKLMELPIGNATLKVNLPPPHSLPLENNGVLYEESASSMAPLLPTNQSVPQGLFHDADLFGVYRGLLLQLWTLWELLLIGEPILIIAPTPPQCSEAVACLVSLVAPLFCSVDFRPYFTIHDPGFARLNSLREGDAFPPMVLGVTNLFFLKALRNMPHVVSVGTPSLNSNRVPFSSRSSAGRLPGGKSSEGLGVQQLSLRRFSPTNLLNAVKLRRDGPLCLMTEHKEAVWTSYAAITKPDTSVLNRLVDAGMSPRVEESMSVVNNEILRRHFLELTTNFLAPFGPYFQVNAPSDGSSPYVAPPPLPSFSADEFLSNLSARGVGKFLSKRMKSNWPDLYRRFLQGPNFVPWFQRRRAVAEQEQRRLWKVARMRTDMRLITSQMNELEAVDSFDAIEKYINEEVKLRESGGGSADSEASFEKLKKDLQAVFSVLPRDMQELLLSNPQRASLLQDPSELQ, from the exons ATGAGTCGCTCTCCATCCTTCTCCGTGAAGCCCGAGCTAACCATCAAACCCGATCTCGCCTCTTTATCGCGATGGGTCCACTCCTTCTGCATAATGAGATTCGATCTCGAGCAAGGCCAGATCCTAGAAGAGTCCTACCCGCCTAACCGCCTCTCCCAAGAAGAAGAGATCGAAGTCTCCTTCAACTCCTTCCCCGACTCCGTCTCCCAGAAACAACACAACCGCTCCAGCATCCACGActgcatcttcttcttccgcTTCCGTcgagacaacaacaacaactactTGTACGGTTACGTGTTCAACAGGCAGAGACACGACGAGAGGCTGAAACGAGGAGGCGAGCAGAAGTCCGTTGTCATACTCTCCCACGCGCCTTACTCTAGCGTCTTTCGTCCCTTGCTTCAGATCATCGGTCCTTTGTATTTCGATGTTGGGAACAAAGCTATTGAACATGTAGCTGGCTTCGTCTCTTTATGGCCTCCTCCTGTTCCCGGGAAGCTCATGGAGCTTCCCATTGGTAACGCCACGCTCAAGGTCAACTTGCCTCCTCCTCATAGCCTTCCTTTGGAGAATAACGGCGTGTTGTATGAAGAGTCTGCTTCCTCCATGGCTCCTTTGCTTCCTACGAACCAGTCTGTTCCTCAAGGGCTTTTCCACGACGCGGATCTGTTTGGTGTTTACAGAGGGCTGTTGTTGCAGCTTTGGACTCTGTGGGAGTTGTTATTGATTGGGGAACCTATTCTCATTATAGCGCCGACGCCGCCGCAGTGTTCTGAGGCAGTTGCTTGTCTTGTGAGTCTTGTTGCGCCGTTGTTTTGTAGCGTTGACTTTAGACCTTATTTCACTATACATGATCCTGGCTTTGCTAGACTAAACTCGCTCCGGGAAGGAGATGCTTTCCCTCCTATGGTTTTGGGTGTTACTAATCTCTTTTTCCTCAAAGCGCTTCGGAACATGCCGCATGTTGTCTCTGTTGGAACTCCTTCTCTGAACTCAAACCGTGTGCCGTTTTCGAGTAGGTCTTCTGCTGGGAGATTACCCGGTGGTAAGTCTTCTGAAGGGTTAGGTGTTCAGCAGCTTTCCTTGAGAAGATTCTCTCCTACAAACTTGCTAAATGCGGTGAAGCTTAGGAGAGATGGACCGTTGTGTCTTATGACGGAGCACAAGGAAGCTGTCTGGACGAGTTACGCTGCGATTACGAAGCCGGATACTTCGGTTTTGAATAGGCTTGTTGATGCTGGGATGTCTCCGAGAGTTGAGGAGTCTATGTCTGTTGTGAATAATGAGATTCTGCGGCGGCATTTCTTGGAGTTGACTACCAACTTCTTGGCTCCTTTTGGTCCGTACTTTCAGGTTAACGCTCCTTCTGATGGATCTTCCCCTTATGTCGCCCCTCCTCCGCTTCCGTCCTTCAGTGCTGATGAGTTTCTTTCGAACTTATCCGCGAGAGGTGTGGGGAAGTTTTTGTCTAAACGCATGAAATCAAACTGGCCTGACTTGTATAG GCGGTTTCTACAAGGGCCTAATTTTGTCCCATGGTTCCAGAGACGGCGGGCTGTAGCTGAGCAAGAACAACGTAGATTGTGGAAGGTGGCTAGAATGAGGACTGATATGCGGCTGATTACATCTCAGATGAATGAATTGGAAGCTGTGGATTCCTTTGATGCCATTGAGAAGTACATTAATGAGGAAGTCAAG TTGAGGGAATCAGGAGGAGGCAGTGCAGATTCAGAAGCAAGTTTTGAGAAACTGAAGAAGGATTTACAGGCGGTGTTCAGTGTACTACCAAGGGACATGCAAGAACTTTTGCTCTCAAATCCGCAAAGAGCATCACTTCTTCAAGATCCATCAGAGCTCCAAtga
- the LOC103852869 gene encoding uncharacterized protein LOC103852869, with product MALTVSTGGGGASFRSIDSSRNPFSTSRLHYPSRARLHIVSAAKKPSTQTGRFDSKKRRTLVPTTTKEQPEESNGLYEENPPSQIDISDDDEDRFAVNTRFRGDPKDAPKISVKDLPGLEPDPFEGPQWDGLGFFVQYLWAFGILFALISGAIAAGTYNEGATDFKETPVYKEAMESRDLFDEAEGSSSEDVFDSNPTEVAPSLE from the exons ATGGCTCTCACCGTGAGCACCGGTGGCGGAGGAGCTAGCTTCCGCTCCATAGACTCTTCTCGTAATCCCTTCTCCACCTCCAGACTCCATTACCCATCGAGAGCCCGTCTTCACATAGTCTCCGCCGCTAAAAAGCCCTCCACCCAAACCGGTCGGTTCGACAGCAAGAAGCGTCGGACCCTCGTCCCgacaacaaccaaagaacagcCGGAAGAAAGCAACGGTCTTTACGAAGAGAACCCGCCGTCTCAGATCGACATCTCCGACGATGACGAAGATAGGTTTGCCGTGAACACTCGCTTCAGAGGCGATCCAAAAGACGCGCCAAAGATTTCGGTTAAGGATCTTCCTGGGCTTGAACCGGATCCATTCGAAGGTCCTCAGTGGGATGGTCTAGGCTTCTTCGTTCAATACCTATGGGCTTTCGGGATCCTCTTTGCG TTAATCTCCGGTGCAATTGCGGCGGGGACGTACAACGAAGGTGCGACGGACTTCAAGGAGACGCCAGTGTATAAGGAGGCGATGGAGTCTCGTGACCTTTTTGATGAAGCAGAGGGTTCGAGCTCTGAAGATGTGTTTGATTCTAATCCCACAGAAGTGGCGCCTAGTTTGGAATAG